The following is a genomic window from Methanobacterium aggregans.
AACATATTGGCGGCCATGGACGCTGCAAATAGGCAAGAAATCCCTGTGGTTCTGGTGCAGCACACCAATCCAGAGGATGCTCCCACCTTTGCTAAGGGGAGTGAGAGTTGGAAGCTTCACAGCGAAGTGAAAGCCCGAAAATACGAAGGTATCGTTGAAAAGACTTTACCCAGCAGTTTCACAGGGACTGACCTTGAATCATGGTTAAGAACAAACAGTATTGATACCGTGGTTGTAGCGGGTTACATGACCCAGATGTGCTGTGACACCACTGCACGGCAGGCCATGCATCTGGGCTTCGATGTGGAATTCTTATC
Proteins encoded in this region:
- a CDS encoding cysteine hydrolase family protein gives rise to the protein MKRALLIIDVQNEYFSGALPVSYPRESFGNILAAMDAANRQEIPVVLVQHTNPEDAPTFAKGSESWKLHSEVKARKYEGIVEKTLPSSFTGTDLESWLRTNSIDTVVVAGYMTQMCCDTTARQAMHLGFDVEFLSDATGTLSISNYAGEVSDEDLHKATLVTQAMRFSRVLTTEEWVENLFK